The nucleotide window agagagagtgttataactgagagtctatactgagggtggggtgtgtaacagagagagtgttataactgagagtctatactgagggtgaggtgtgtgacagagagagtgttataactgagagtctatactgagggtggggtgtgtaacagagagagagagtgttataactgagagtctatactgagggtgaggtgtgtaacagagagtgtgttataactgagagtctatactgagggtgaggtgtgtgacagagagagtgttataactgagagtctatactgagggtggggtgtgtaacagagagagtgttataactgagagtctatactgagggtggggtgtgtaacagagagagtgttataactgagagtctatactgagggtggggtgtgtaacagagagtgtgttataactgagagtctatactgagggtggggtgtgtaacagagagagagtgttataactgagagtctatactgagggtgaggtgtgtgacagagagagtgttataactgagagtctatactgagggtggggtgtgtgacagagagagtgttataactgagagtctatactgagggtggggtgtgacagagagagtgttataactgagagtctatactgagggtggggtgtgtaacagagagagtgttataactgagagtctatactgagggtgaggtgtgtgacagagagagtgttataactgagagtctatactgagggtggggtgtgtgacagagagagtgttataactgagagtctatactgagggtggggtgtgtgacagagagagtgttataactgagagtctatactgagggtggggtgtgacagagagagtgttataactgagagtctatactgagggtggggtgtgtaacagagagagtgttataactgagagtctatactgagggtgaggtgtgtgacagagagagtgttataactgagagtctatactgagggtggggtgtgtaacagagagagagagagttataactgagagtctatactgagggtggggtgtgtaacagagagtgtgttataactgagagtctatactgagggtggggtgtgtaacagagagagtgttataactgagagtctatactgagggtggggtgtaacagagagagtgttataactgagagtctatactgagggtggtgtgtaacagagagtgtgttataactgagagtctatactgagggtggggtgtgtgacagagagagtgttataactgagagtctatactgagggtggggtgtaacagagagagtgttataactgagagtctatactgagggtggtgtgtaacagagagtgtgttataactgagagtctatactgagggtggggtgtgtgacagagagagtgttataactgagagtctatactgagggtggggtgtgtaacagagagagtgttataactgagagtctatactgagggtggggtgtgacagagagagtgttataactgggcGTTCCGTTTATCTTGCTGTTTTTTTGTCAGACAGGCACCGTTACGTTTGTTCCTTCAGACTGACCTAACCGCCGGTGGGGATTTGGAGACGCCATGGCTTCGGGGGCACTGCAGGGCCTTGGCATGGCCTTGTCCGTGCTAGGATTGATTGGCGCGGTTGTGTGTTGCGTTGTTCCCAAGTGGAGCCAGAGCTCATTCACCGGGAGCAGCATCGTGACGGCTGTGGCACACCAGGACGGGATTTGGATGTCGTGCGTGTCTCAGAGCACCGGCCAGCTGCAGTGCAAAGCCTACGACTCTCTGCTGGCGCTGCCCCGGGAGCTGCAGGCCGCCCGGGCGCTCACCATCGTCTCCATCATCCTCGCCGTCCTGGGCCTGCTGGCCTCGCTGGCGGGCGCCGACTTCACCACCTGCCTGGGCAGCGAGGAGCTCAAGGGCAAGGTGGCCGCCGGGGCCGGCGTGGTACTGGCGCTGGCGGCCCTCCTTCTTCTGGTGCCGGTCAGCTGGTCGGCCCATGCCACCATCGCCCGCTTCTACGACCCCGGCGTCGTGGACAAGCGGGAAATCGGCGCCAGCGTCTGGGTGGGCTGGGCAGCGGCTGGCCTATTGCTGCTGGGCGGGGGCCTGCTGTGCTGCTCCTGGCCCCGTGAGGGCAGCGGAGGCTCCAGCTACTCGGCCAAGTACATCAACAATCCCGCGCCGCCCGCCCGGACGCACGTCTGACCTCCGCCCCAGGCGTCCGCACTGCCCGCTCTCGCTTTCCCTTCAACAGCACATAGAagcacccccaccaacccccccccgccCATCCACTCGAGCACACTGCCcccattcaatcagatcacggACGATTTACTACCCCGACTCCGCCTTCGcgccctctccccatctcctttcATTCCCTCAGCGCCCCAAAAAATCTACCCATCCCCGTCTCGAATCGCCTCAGCGGCTGatcatccactgctctctggggtcgagaattccaaagattcaccaccctccgagtgaagacatTTCTTCCCGTCTCAGTGTGAAATGGCCGAGccctaatcctgagactgtgaccaccgcccccccacccagtGTTCGAGACTCTCCAGCCCCGGGGGTGAggtggggaaacagcctctcagcatctaccctgtcaaaaccccttcagaatattatacgtttcaatgagatcaccctctcattcttctcaactcgatCAGCCCGttcgactcgatctctcctcaatTAATAGTCATTTGCTTTGTTACACTGTCCTGGTCAGTTCGGGTGACCGGCGGGATCATTTTCCGGGTTTTTAAAACATA belongs to Heterodontus francisci isolate sHetFra1 unplaced genomic scaffold, sHetFra1.hap1 HAP1_SCAFFOLD_518, whole genome shotgun sequence and includes:
- the LOC137361984 gene encoding claudin-4-like isoform X1, with product MASGALQGLGMALSVLGLIGAVVCCVVPKWSQSSFTGSSIVTAVAHQDGIWMSCVSQSTGQLQCKAYDSLLALPRELQAARALTIVSIILAVLGLLASLAGADFTTCLGSEELKGKVAAGAGVVLALAALLLLVPVSWSAHATIARFYDPGVVDKREIGASVWVGWAAAGLLLLGGGLLCCSWPREGSGGSSYSAKYINNPAPPARTHV
- the LOC137361984 gene encoding claudin-4-like isoform X2, with protein sequence MASGALQGLGMALSVLGLIGAVVCCVVPKWSQSSFTGSSIVTAVAHQDGIWMSCVSQSTGQLQCKAYDSLLALPRELQAARALTIVSIILAVLGLLASLAGADFTTCLGSEELKGKVAAGAGVVLALAALLLLVPVSWSAHATIARFYDPGVVDKREIGASVWVGWAAAGLLLLGGGLLCCSWPREGSGGSSYSAKY